One Gadus chalcogrammus isolate NIFS_2021 chromosome 22, NIFS_Gcha_1.0, whole genome shotgun sequence genomic window carries:
- the LOC130376304 gene encoding apolipoprotein A-IV-like, giving the protein MKLFVVVVLAVFAAGCNAEFTMEPQQQLDMAKDLFWDYVAKMTRTAEDSVEQIKQSQLGHEFNKLISESTDVVNKLTVTLQSQAAPMSQELLAKVSREAEQLKGRVESDLSLLSAHLQPYADELKEDLERQMSEVTEMTKGVTLYARAMDADVQQKSRVLKERLDQSILRIQEQMGPLTDELRQKMDQSVLEFQRNMEPITQDFQRRLAQRTEEIQRSLTPYGEDLKKTMEVNSQKLQEQLDLLWETVSEMTK; this is encoded by the exons ATGAAGCTCTTTGTGGTCGTGGTCCTCGCAGTCTTTGCTG CAGGTTGCAATGCCGAATTCACGAtggagccccagcagcagctggacATGGCGAAGGATTTATTCTGGGACTATGTTGCCAAGATGACCCGCACCGCAGAAGACTCTGTGGAGCAGATCAAGCAGTCTCAGCTGGGACATGAGTTCAA CAAACTCATCTCCGAGAGCACCGACGTCGTGAACAAGCTCACCGTGACCCTCCAGTCCCAGGCGGCGCCCATGAGCCAGGAGCTCCTCGCCAAGGTGTCCCGGGAGGCGGAGCAGCTGAAGGGCCGCGTGGAGAGCGACCTGAGCCTCCTGAGCGCCCACCTCCAGCCCTACGCCGACGAGCTGAAGGAAGACCTGGAGAGGCAGATGTCCGAGGTGACGGAGATGACCAAGGGGGTGACGCTGTACGCCCGGGCCATGGACGCCGACGTGCAGCAGAAGAGCCGGGTGCTGAAGGAGAGGCTGGACCAGAGCATCCTGCGCATCCAGGAGCAGATGGGGCCCCTGACCGACGAGCTGAGGCAGAAGATGGACCAGAGCGTGCTGGAGTTCCAGAGGAACATGGAGCCCATCACCCAGGACTTCCAGAGGCGGCTGGCCCAGAGGACGGAGGAGATCCAGAGGAGCCTGACGCCCTACGGGGAGGACCTGAAGAAGACCATGGAGGTCAACTCCCAGAAACTCCAGGAGCAGCTGGACCTCCTGTGGGAGACCGTCAGCGAGATGACCAAGTGA
- the LOC130376097 gene encoding apolipoprotein A-IV-like — translation MKVFAVLALTLFSACNADLLWQDPAQTSVATVRDAFWDYVAKATTTAEESLQQIKQSALGQEVDTRISESSQAVTQYTLALQNQVAPMTQELLAKLSLEAEALKTRVDSELASAGVALQPYLAELKEELQKQMDTLQKEVLPFAQSMDAETLKATVQQRSQELKERLDQSLQGIQTQMGPLTESLKQKVDQSVLDFQSKMEPITQDFQRQLAQKSQEIQQSLTPMAEELKAKLTVNTQDLQSQLAELWKSFNEKIQ, via the exons atgaagGTCTTTGCAGTGCTAGCGCTGACCCTTTTCTCCG CGTGCAACGCTGACCTGCTGTGGCAGGACCCGGCCCAGACCAGCGTCGCCACAGTCAGGGATGCCTTCTGGGACTACGTCGCCAAGGCAACCACCACCGCGGAGGAGTCCCTCCAGCAGATCAAACAGTCCGCcctgggacaggaagtgga CACCAGGATCTCCGAGAGCTCCCAGGCCGTGACCCAGTACACCCTGGCCCTCCAGAACCAGGTGGCCCCCATGACCCAGGAGCTGCTGGCCAAGCTGTCCCTGGAGGCCGAGGCCCTGAAGACCCGCGTCGACTCTGAGCTGGCCTCCGCCGGCGTGGCGCTCCAGCCCTACCTGGCcgagctgaaggaggagctccAGAAGCAGATGGACACCCTGCAGAAGGAGGTGCTGCCCTTCGCCCAGTCCATGGACGCCGAGACCCTGAAGGCCACCGTGCAGCAGAGGAGccaggagctgaaggagaggcTGGACCAGAGCCTCCAGGGCATCCAGACCCAGATGGGACCCCTGACCGAGAGCCTGAAGCAGAAGGTGGACCAGAGCGTGCTGGACTTCCAGAGCAAGATGGAGCCCATCACCCAGGACTTCCAGAGGCAGCTGGCCCAGAAGAGCCAGGAGATCCAGCAGAGCCTGACCCCCATGGCAGAGGAGCTGAAGGCCAAGCTGACCGTCAACACCCAGGACCTGCAGAGCCAGCTGGCCGAGCTCTGGAAGTCCTTCAACGAGAAGATCCAGTAA
- the LOC130376042 gene encoding apolipoprotein A-IV-like gives MKVFAVLALTLFSACNADLLWQDPAQTSVATVRDAFWDYVAKATTTAEESLQQIKQSALGQEVDTRISESSQAVTQYTLALQNQVAPMTQELLAKLSLEAEALKTRVDSELASAGVALQPYLAELKEELQKQMDTLQKEVLPFAQSMDAETLKATVQQRSQELKERLDQSLQGIQTQMGPLTEGLKQKVDQSVLDFQSKMEPITQDFQRQLAQKSQEIQQSLTPMAEELKAKLTVNTQDLQSQLAELWKSFNEKIQ, from the exons atgaAGGTCTTTGCAGTGCTAGCGCTGACCCTTTTCTCCG CGTGCAACGCTGACCTGCTGTGGCAGGACCCGGCCCAGACCAGCGTCGCCACAGTCAGGGATGCCTTCTGGGACTACGTCGCCAAGGCAACCACCACCGCGGAGGAGTCCCTCCAGCAGATCAAACAGTCCGCcctgggacaggaagtgga CACCAGGATCTCCGAGAGCTCCCAGGCCGTGACCCAGTACACCCTGGCCCTCCAGAACCAGGTGGCCCCCATGACCCAGGAGCTGCTGGCCAAGCTGTCCCTGGAGGCCGAGGCCCTGAAGACCCGCGTCGACTCTGAGCTGGCCTCCGCCGGTGTGGCGCTCCAGCCCTACTTGGCcgagctgaaggaggagctccAGAAGCAGATGGACACCCTGCAGAAGGAGGTGCTGCCCTTCGCCCAGTCCATGGACGCCGAGACCCTGAAGGCCACCGTGCAGCAGAGGAGccaggagctgaaggagaggcTGGACCAGAGCCTCCAGGGCATCCAGACACAGATGGGACCCCTGACCGAGGGCTTGAAGCAGAAGGTGGACCAGAGCGTGCTGGACTTCCAGAGCAAGATGGAGCCCATCACCCAGGACTTCCAGAGGCAGCTGGCCCAGAAGAGCCAGGAGATCCAGCAGAGCCTGACCCCCATGGCAGAGGAGCTGAAGGCCAAGCTGACCGTCAACACCCAGGACCTGCAGAGCCAGCTGGCCGAGCTCTGGAAGTCCTTCAACGAGAAGATCCAGTGA
- the LOC130376172 gene encoding apolipoprotein A-IV-like produces MKVFAVLALTLFSACNADLLWQDPAQTSVATVRDAFWDYVAKATTTAEESLQQIKQSALGQEVDTRISESSQAVTQYTLALQNQVAPMTQELLAKLSLEAEALKTRVDSELASAGVALQPYLAELKEELQKQMDTLQKEVLPFAQSMDAETLKATVQQRSQELKERLDQSLQGIQTQMGPLTEGLKQKVDQSVLDFQSKMEPITQDFQRQLAQKSQEIQQSLTPMAEELKAKLTVNTQDLQSQLAELWKSFNEKIQ; encoded by the exons atgaAGGTCTTTGCAGTGCTAGCGCTGACCCTTTTCTCCG CGTGCAACGCTGACCTGCTGTGGCAGGACCCGGCCCAGACCAGCGTCGCCACAGTCAGGGATGCCTTCTGGGACTACGTCGCCAAGGCAACCACCACCGCGGAGGAGTCCCTCCAGCAGATCAAACAGTCCGCcctgggacaggaagtgga CACCAGGATCTCCGAGAGCTCCCAGGCCGTGACCCAGTACACCCTGGCTCTCCAGAACCAGGTGGCCCCCATGACCCAGGAGCTGCTGGCCAAGCTGTCCCTGGAGGCCGAGGCCCTGAAGACCCGCGTCGACTCTGAGCTGGCCTCCGCCGGTGTGGCGCTCCAGCCCTACTTGGCcgagctgaaggaggagctccAGAAGCAGATGGACACCCTGCAGAAGGAGGTGCTGCCCTTCGCCCAGTCCATGGATGCCGAGACCCTGAAGGCCACCGTGCAGCAGAGGAGccaggagctgaaggagaggcTGGACCAGAGCCTCCAGGGCATCCAGACCCAGATGGGACCCCTGACCGAGGGCCTGAAGCAGAAGGTGGACCAGAGCGTGCTGGACTTCCAGAGCAAGATGGAGCCCATCACCCAGGACTTCCAGAGGCAGCTGGCCCAGAAGAGCCAGGAGATCCAGCAGAGCCTGACCCCCATGGCAGAGGAGCTGAAGGCCAAGCTGACCGTCAACACCCAGGACCTGCAGAGCCAGCTGGCCGAGCTCTGGAAGTCCTTCAACGAGAAGATCCAGTGA
- the tomm40l gene encoding mitochondrial import receptor subunit TOM40B, which produces MGSVLAASSPPPPVPGSVPAPGMTVPPGFGMPSVTPVLPAAEEVEAESPLPNPGAFEECHRKCKEVFPAQMEGVRLTVNKGLSNYFQVNHTLMLSTLGDSSYRFGVTYVGTQQTGPSESFPVVVGDMDNSGSLNAQIIHQVSSQIRSKLAFQTQQQKFVNWQGDAEWRGENFTAAVTLGNPDVLVGSGIVVSHYLQSITPSLALGGELVYHRRPGEEGTVMSLAGRYTGNNYIATLTVGGAGAHASYYHKANDTLQVGVEFEASTRMQETSVSFGYTLDVPKANLLFKGSVDSNWVVGATLEKKLLPLPLTLALCSFLNHRKNKFQCGFGVTIG; this is translated from the exons ATGGGGAGTGTTTTGGCAGCCAGCTCCCCCCCACCGCCGGTCCCCGGGAGCGTCCCTGCTCCGGGGATGACGGTGCCCCCGGGCTTCGGGATGCCCTCTGTGACTCCGGTCCTACCCGCtgccgaggaggtggaggcggagagCCCTTTGCCCAACCCCGGAGCGTTCGAGGAGTGTCATCGGAAGTGCAAAG AGGTGTTCCCTGCTCAGATGGAGGGCGTCCGGCTCACCGTCAACAAGGGCCTCAGTAACTACTTCCAG GTGAATCACACGCTGATGCTGAGCACACTAGGAGACTCCAGCTACAGGTTCGGGGTCACCTACGTTGGAACGCAGCAGACGGGTCCTTCCGAG TCCTTCCCGGTGGTGGTGGGCGACATGGACAACAGTGGCAGCCTCAACGCCCAGATCATCCACCAGGTCTCCAGCCAGATCCGCTCCAAGTTGGCTTTTCAG ACCCAGCAGCAGAAGTTTGTGAACTGGCAGGGCGACGCTGAGTGGCGCGGGGAGAACTTCACCGCCGCCGTCACCCTCGGCAACCCCGACGTCCTGGTCGGCTCCG GTATCGTGGTGTCCCACTACCTGCAGTCCATcaccccctccctggccctggGCGGCGAGCTGGTCTACCACCGCCGGCCCGGAGAGGAGGGCACCGTCATGTCCCTGGCGGGACGctacacag GCAACAACTACATCGCCACGCTGACCGTAGGGGGCGCCGGAGCTCACGCCTCGTACTACCACAAAGCCAACGACACG CTGCAGGTGGGGGTCGAGTTCGAGGCGAGCACCCGCATGCAGGAGACCAGCGTGTCGTTCGGCTACACGCTGGACGTGCCCAAGGCCAACCTGCTCTTCAAAG GCTCGGTGGACAGTAACTGGGTGGTGGGCGCCACGCTGGAGAAGAAGctgctgcccctccccctcacgcTGGCCCTGTGCTCCTTCCTCAACCACCGCAAGAACAAGTTCCAGTGCGGCTTCGGCGTCACCATCGGCTAA